One window of the Nocardia huaxiensis genome contains the following:
- the cobN gene encoding cobaltochelatase subunit CobN produces MIVLLSTSDTDLLSARASGADYRLANPARLLPADLPGLLEGADLVIVRILGGKRAWEEGLESVRASGIPMVALGGEIAPDAELMETSTVPGGVAADAHNYLAAGGPANLLQLHNFLSDTVLLTGHGFEPPVELPSWGELERETRLVAGNAPTVAVVYYRAQNLAGNTAYIDALCAAVEDQGAKAVPLYCASLRTAEPELLARLREADALIVTVLAAGGTKPATASAGGDDEAWDVGALAELDVPILQGLCLTSGRAQWEANDDGLSPLDVATQVAVPEFDGRIITVPFSFKEFDADGLSTYVPDPERAARVAGIAVRYARLRHIPAEAKKIAIVLSAYPTKHARIGNAVGLDTPASAIRLLEEMRSAGYDLGERGEIPGLEEADGDALIHALIAAGGQDPDWLTAEQLEGNPIRIGAAAYTAWFDTLPEDFRESVIEAWGPPPGEMYVDRSADPQGEIVIAALRFGNVVLIVQPPRGFGENPVAIYHDPDLPPSHHYLAAYRWLAAPDGFAADAMVHLGKHGNLEWLPGKTLGMSASCGTDAALGDMPLIYPFLVNDPGEGTQAKRRAHATLVDHLIPPMARAETYGDITRLEQLLDEHSNISALDPGKLPAIRQQIWTLMRAAKMDHDLGLTERPDEESFDDMLLHVDGWLCEIKDVQIRDGLHVLGRAPEGEAEVDLVLAMLRARQLWGGEVNVPGLREALGLSESGDESRERVDAFESRARELVAAMQEVDWGVDAIDAVTENLVGTDESILESVRKVLGFAATEVVPRLRQTGVEISRILHALSGGFIPAGPSGSPLRGLINVLPTGRNFYSVDPKAVPSRLAWETGQAMAESLLDRYRADHGEYPRSVGLSVWGTSAMRTSGDDIAEVLALLGVRPVWDEASRRVTKLEAISLAELGRPRIDVTVRISGFFRDAFPHVLALLDDAVRLVAGLDEPAESNYVRVHAQADLAEHGDERRSTTRIFGSKPGTYGAGLLQLIDSKSWRTDDDLAQVYTTWGGYAYGRDLDGAPAADDMRTAYRRIAVAAKNTDTREHDIADSDDYFQYHGGMVAAVRALTGKNPEAYIGDSTRPDAVRTRTLSEETARVFRARVVNPRWLEAMRRHGYKGAFEMAATVDYLFGYDATTNVVADWMYEKLAESYVFDETNRKFMEQSNPWALHGIAERLLEAAERKLWEQPEADTLDRLRQVYLETEGELE; encoded by the coding sequence ACCTCGACGGTGCCCGGCGGGGTGGCGGCGGACGCGCACAACTATCTGGCCGCGGGTGGTCCGGCAAACCTGTTGCAGCTGCACAACTTCCTGTCCGACACGGTGCTGCTCACCGGGCACGGTTTCGAGCCGCCGGTGGAGCTGCCCAGCTGGGGCGAGCTGGAACGCGAGACGCGACTGGTTGCCGGGAATGCGCCGACGGTCGCGGTCGTCTACTACCGCGCCCAGAATCTGGCCGGGAACACCGCCTACATCGACGCCCTGTGCGCGGCCGTGGAAGACCAGGGGGCCAAGGCGGTTCCGCTGTACTGCGCCTCGCTGCGCACCGCCGAACCGGAGCTGCTGGCCCGCCTGCGCGAAGCCGACGCACTCATCGTGACCGTGCTCGCCGCCGGCGGCACCAAGCCCGCCACCGCCTCGGCGGGCGGCGACGACGAAGCCTGGGATGTGGGCGCGCTCGCCGAGCTGGATGTGCCCATCCTGCAGGGACTCTGCCTCACCAGCGGTCGCGCGCAGTGGGAGGCCAATGACGACGGCCTCTCGCCGCTCGATGTGGCCACGCAGGTGGCGGTGCCGGAATTCGACGGGCGCATCATCACGGTCCCGTTCTCGTTCAAGGAATTCGACGCCGACGGACTGTCGACCTATGTGCCGGATCCGGAGCGCGCGGCGCGCGTGGCCGGGATCGCGGTGCGCTACGCGCGGTTGCGCCACATTCCCGCCGAGGCCAAGAAGATCGCCATCGTGCTGTCGGCGTATCCGACCAAGCACGCCCGCATCGGTAATGCGGTGGGCCTGGACACCCCGGCCAGCGCCATCCGGCTGCTCGAGGAAATGCGTTCGGCCGGTTACGATCTGGGCGAGCGCGGGGAGATCCCGGGCCTCGAGGAGGCCGACGGCGACGCGCTGATCCACGCCCTCATCGCCGCCGGCGGTCAGGATCCGGACTGGCTGACCGCGGAACAGCTGGAAGGCAACCCGATTCGCATCGGCGCCGCCGCCTACACCGCCTGGTTCGACACCCTGCCCGAGGACTTCCGCGAATCGGTGATCGAGGCGTGGGGCCCGCCGCCGGGGGAGATGTACGTCGACCGCTCCGCCGACCCGCAGGGCGAAATCGTCATCGCCGCACTGCGATTCGGCAATGTGGTGCTGATCGTGCAGCCGCCGCGCGGCTTCGGCGAGAACCCGGTGGCCATCTACCACGACCCGGATCTGCCGCCCTCGCACCACTATCTGGCCGCCTACCGCTGGCTGGCCGCCCCCGACGGTTTCGCCGCCGACGCCATGGTGCACCTGGGCAAGCACGGCAATCTGGAATGGCTGCCCGGCAAGACCCTCGGCATGTCGGCGTCCTGCGGCACCGATGCCGCGCTCGGCGATATGCCGCTCATCTACCCGTTCCTGGTGAACGATCCGGGCGAGGGCACGCAGGCCAAGCGCCGCGCCCACGCCACCCTGGTCGATCACCTCATCCCGCCGATGGCGCGCGCCGAAACCTACGGCGACATCACGCGTTTGGAGCAGCTGCTGGATGAGCACTCCAATATCTCGGCGCTGGACCCGGGCAAGCTGCCCGCGATCCGGCAGCAGATCTGGACGCTCATGCGCGCCGCCAAGATGGACCACGACCTCGGGCTCACCGAGCGGCCCGACGAGGAATCCTTCGACGACATGCTGCTGCACGTCGACGGCTGGCTGTGCGAGATCAAGGACGTCCAGATCCGCGACGGCCTGCACGTGCTCGGCCGCGCCCCGGAAGGGGAGGCGGAGGTCGATCTGGTGCTCGCCATGCTGCGCGCCCGCCAGCTGTGGGGCGGCGAGGTCAATGTGCCCGGCCTGCGAGAAGCGCTGGGGCTCAGCGAATCCGGGGACGAGTCCCGCGAGCGCGTGGACGCCTTCGAGTCGCGCGCCCGCGAACTGGTTGCCGCGATGCAGGAGGTCGACTGGGGCGTCGACGCAATCGACGCCGTGACCGAAAACCTGGTCGGTACAGACGAATCCATCCTGGAATCCGTGCGCAAGGTCCTGGGCTTCGCGGCCACCGAGGTCGTCCCGCGCCTGCGGCAGACCGGCGTGGAGATCTCGCGAATCCTGCACGCGCTCAGTGGCGGATTCATTCCGGCCGGGCCCAGCGGTTCGCCGCTGCGCGGCCTGATCAATGTGCTGCCCACCGGCCGCAATTTCTATTCCGTGGACCCGAAGGCGGTGCCGTCGCGGCTGGCGTGGGAGACCGGTCAGGCCATGGCCGAGTCGCTGCTGGACCGGTACCGGGCCGATCACGGCGAATACCCCCGCTCCGTGGGTCTTTCGGTGTGGGGCACCTCGGCCATGCGCACCTCGGGCGACGATATCGCCGAAGTGCTCGCGCTGCTGGGTGTCCGGCCGGTATGGGACGAGGCCAGTCGCCGCGTCACCAAGCTGGAAGCGATCTCCCTCGCGGAGCTGGGCCGCCCGCGCATCGATGTGACCGTGCGCATCTCGGGCTTCTTCCGCGACGCCTTCCCGCACGTGCTGGCCCTGCTCGACGATGCCGTGCGCCTGGTGGCGGGCCTCGACGAGCCCGCCGAGTCCAACTACGTGCGCGTCCACGCCCAGGCCGACCTGGCCGAGCACGGTGACGAACGCCGGTCCACCACACGCATTTTCGGCTCCAAGCCGGGCACCTACGGCGCGGGCCTGCTGCAGCTCATCGACTCCAAGAGCTGGCGCACCGACGACGATCTGGCGCAGGTCTACACCACCTGGGGCGGCTACGCCTACGGCCGCGACCTCGACGGCGCACCGGCCGCGGACGATATGCGCACCGCCTACCGTCGAATCGCGGTGGCGGCCAAGAACACCGACACCCGCGAACACGATATCGCCGACTCCGACGACTATTTCCAGTACCACGGCGGCATGGTCGCCGCGGTGCGCGCGCTCACCGGCAAGAATCCCGAAGCCTATATCGGCGACAGCACCCGCCCGGACGCGGTGCGCACCCGCACCCTGTCGGAGGAGACCGCGCGCGTATTCCGTGCGCGCGTGGTGAATCCGCGCTGGCTCGAGGCCATGCGCCGGCACGGCTACAAGGGTGCGTTCGAAATGGCCGCCACCGTCGACTACCTGTTCGGCTACGACGCCACCACGAATGTGGTCGCCGACTGGATGTACGAAAAGCTCGCCGAGAGCTACGTTTTCGACGAGACCAATCGCAAGTTCATGGAGCAGTCGAATCCCTGGGCGCTGCACGGAATTGCGGAGCGATTGCTGGAGGCTGCCGAGCGGAAACTCTGGGAGCAGCCGGAGGCCGATACGCTGGACCGTCTGCGTCAGGTCTACCTGGAAACCGAAGGCGAACTGGAATAA
- a CDS encoding PPOX class F420-dependent oxidoreductase codes for MTWNDVAQAKYALLTTYKKDGTAVGTPVWIAPDGHRLVVWTHPGTGKVKRIRRNPAVTLQVCDPRGQVRDDDIVTGTAQVADAEGTERVRAAVARKYRVLGRLTVEAHKLFRGADRSVGVVITPIAVGE; via the coding sequence ATGACGTGGAACGATGTGGCTCAGGCCAAATACGCCCTGCTCACCACCTACAAGAAGGACGGGACCGCGGTCGGTACGCCGGTGTGGATCGCGCCCGACGGCCACCGTCTGGTGGTGTGGACCCATCCCGGCACCGGCAAGGTGAAGCGCATCCGGCGCAATCCCGCGGTGACGCTGCAGGTGTGCGATCCGCGCGGTCAGGTCCGCGATGACGACATCGTGACGGGCACCGCGCAGGTGGCCGACGCCGAGGGCACCGAGCGGGTTCGTGCGGCGGTGGCCCGCAAGTACCGTGTGCTCGGCAGGTTGACGGTCGAGGCGCACAAGCTGTTCCGGGGTGCGGACCGCTCTGTCGGCGTGGTCATCACCCCGATTGCGGTGGGGGAGTAG
- a CDS encoding PPOX class F420-dependent oxidoreductase codes for MDNPFGAAGTANYVLLTTFKKDGTPVGTALWAALDQGRLYVWTVTDSWKVKRIRRNPQVTVQPCDVRGKPHGEVVQGTATILDAAGSNRVRGLIKRRYGLQGLFIVGGSVLRRGKSGTIGIEIVAA; via the coding sequence ATGGACAACCCGTTCGGCGCCGCCGGGACCGCGAACTACGTACTGCTCACCACCTTCAAGAAGGACGGCACCCCGGTCGGCACCGCCCTGTGGGCCGCGCTCGACCAGGGCCGCCTCTATGTCTGGACGGTCACCGACAGCTGGAAGGTCAAGCGCATCCGCCGCAATCCGCAGGTCACCGTGCAGCCGTGCGATGTGCGCGGCAAGCCGCACGGCGAGGTTGTGCAGGGCACCGCCACCATCCTCGACGCGGCGGGCAGCAACCGGGTGCGCGGACTCATCAAGCGCCGCTACGGATTGCAGGGGCTGTTCATCGTCGGCGGCAGCGTGCTGCGGCGCGGCAAGAGCGGCACCATCGGCATCGAGATCGTGGCGGCCTGA
- a CDS encoding glyoxalase → MAATSIPVLWGGDLPATLDFYRTLGYEVTYEQTRPYTAGMVTRDGFSVYFGPTPKDFDNAEQAYISALVIVDEVESWHQEFTASLRARYGRIPARGIPRITRFRPGQTRFTVVDPVGNSIIYIQRDEPDPEYGGARSLEGLARVMDNARIFRDSKNDDANAVRVLETGLRRFAATAPALDRARALAMLAEIAIAAEDSARVAELGTRMAELDLSAEDRAALAAELQALTALESWLTDES, encoded by the coding sequence ATGGCGGCCACATCGATTCCGGTGCTGTGGGGCGGGGACCTCCCCGCGACCCTCGACTTCTACCGCACCCTCGGGTACGAGGTCACCTACGAGCAGACCCGCCCCTACACCGCCGGCATGGTCACCCGCGACGGCTTCTCGGTCTACTTCGGCCCCACGCCGAAGGATTTCGACAATGCCGAGCAGGCGTACATCAGCGCTCTGGTGATCGTCGACGAGGTCGAATCCTGGCATCAGGAGTTCACCGCCTCCCTGCGCGCCCGCTACGGCAGGATCCCCGCCCGCGGCATCCCGCGCATCACCCGGTTCCGCCCCGGCCAGACCCGCTTCACCGTGGTGGACCCGGTCGGCAACTCCATCATCTATATCCAGCGCGATGAGCCCGACCCTGAGTACGGCGGCGCCCGCAGTCTCGAGGGTCTGGCCCGGGTCATGGACAATGCCCGCATCTTCCGCGACTCCAAGAACGACGACGCCAACGCCGTCCGAGTCCTCGAAACCGGCCTGCGCCGCTTCGCCGCCACCGCCCCCGCGCTGGACCGGGCCCGGGCCCTGGCCATGCTCGCCGAAATCGCCATCGCCGCAGAGGATTCCGCACGCGTCGCCGAACTCGGCACGCGCATGGCGGAATTGGACCTCTCCGCCGAAGACCGCGCCGCCCTCGCCGCCGAGCTGCAAGCCCTGACCGCCCTCGAGAGCTGGCTCACCGACGAGTCCTGA
- a CDS encoding TetR/AcrR family transcriptional regulator produces the protein MGTDEDLAQAAADGDLAIAMESLEQATHGRLPDGRRRIFRAALDAFGENGFHATTTRDIASRAGLSPAALYVHFGSKEEVLHRISRAAVRLTQQITDSAAAGPGTAAQRLAATVADLTAWHARHSGAVRLVLHHLTDLTPDHRTEIDDLLRGIHRSVRALLAEGAHGGEFHVPDPGATALSVISLCVDTARWYQPGYRRSPEQIGDDHAASALRMVAARR, from the coding sequence ATGGGTACCGACGAAGACCTAGCGCAGGCCGCCGCCGACGGCGATCTCGCCATCGCCATGGAGAGCCTGGAGCAGGCCACCCACGGGCGACTCCCCGACGGCCGGCGCCGCATCTTCCGCGCTGCGCTGGATGCCTTCGGCGAGAACGGATTCCACGCCACCACCACGCGCGATATCGCCTCCCGGGCGGGCCTGTCCCCCGCCGCGCTCTACGTCCACTTCGGCTCCAAAGAGGAAGTACTGCATCGCATCTCCCGCGCCGCGGTGCGGCTCACCCAGCAGATCACCGACAGCGCGGCCGCCGGGCCCGGCACTGCCGCGCAACGCCTGGCCGCCACCGTCGCCGACCTCACCGCCTGGCATGCCCGCCACAGCGGTGCGGTGCGCCTGGTCCTGCACCACCTCACCGACCTCACCCCGGACCACCGCACCGAGATCGACGACCTGCTGCGCGGCATCCACCGCTCGGTGCGCGCCCTCCTCGCCGAGGGCGCGCACGGCGGCGAATTCCACGTACCCGACCCGGGCGCAACAGCTCTCAGCGTCATATCGCTGTGCGTGGACACCGCACGCTGGTACCAGCCGGGCTATCGCCGCTCCCCCGAGCAGATCGGCGACGATCACGCCGCGAGCGCCCTGCGCATGGTGGCGGCCCGACGATAA
- the map gene encoding type I methionyl aminopeptidase, giving the protein MVELKTPAEIARMRVTGQFVAEVLTELRGKAQIGVNLLELEAIVRERIRERGAVSCYVDYAPSFGRGPFRNTICLSVNDAVLHGLPFDYTLRDGDVLSMDLAVSIDGWVADSAITVIVGTPDPEDVRLIRTTEEALRAAIAVAHAGNTIGDISAAIAQVAKGQGYRVNTEFGGHGLGRTMHEDPHVPNDGRAGRGFRLRPGLTIAIEPWLARTTDRLVTDPDGWTLRSADGSRTAHSEHTVAITENGPEILTLTV; this is encoded by the coding sequence ATGGTCGAGCTCAAGACCCCGGCGGAGATCGCGCGCATGCGGGTCACCGGGCAGTTCGTCGCCGAGGTGCTCACCGAACTGCGCGGCAAGGCGCAGATCGGAGTGAATCTGCTGGAATTGGAAGCGATTGTGCGCGAACGCATCCGAGAGCGCGGGGCGGTGTCCTGCTATGTGGACTACGCGCCGTCGTTCGGGCGCGGCCCCTTCCGCAACACCATCTGCCTGTCGGTGAACGACGCGGTGCTGCACGGGCTGCCGTTCGACTACACGCTGCGCGACGGCGATGTGCTGAGCATGGATCTGGCCGTGTCCATCGACGGATGGGTGGCCGATTCGGCGATCACCGTCATCGTCGGCACGCCCGATCCCGAGGATGTGCGGCTGATCCGCACCACCGAAGAGGCCCTGCGGGCCGCGATCGCCGTCGCGCACGCGGGCAATACGATCGGCGACATCTCCGCGGCCATCGCACAGGTAGCGAAGGGGCAGGGGTATCGGGTGAACACCGAATTCGGCGGGCACGGGCTCGGGCGGACCATGCACGAGGATCCGCACGTCCCCAATGACGGGCGCGCCGGGCGCGGATTCCGGCTGCGGCCCGGACTCACCATCGCCATCGAACCGTGGCTGGCGCGCACCACCGATCGCCTCGTCACCGATCCCGACGGCTGGACCTTGCGCTCGGCCGACGGTTCCCGCACCGCACACAGTGAGCACACCGTCGCCATCACCGAGAACGGGCCCGAAATCCTCACGCTCACCGTGTGA
- a CDS encoding helix-turn-helix transcriptional regulator has protein sequence MVRLPLTPAQMEAGRRLGSALRTARAGRDLTEVAVSAGISPETLRKIESGRLPTPAFGTIVALSRTLGLPLDELAEVWQPDASTRQRSAS, from the coding sequence ATGGTCCGTCTTCCCTTGACCCCCGCCCAGATGGAGGCCGGTCGCCGTCTGGGCTCGGCCCTGCGCACCGCCCGCGCGGGCCGCGACCTCACCGAGGTCGCCGTGTCCGCGGGCATCTCCCCGGAGACCCTGCGCAAGATCGAGTCGGGCCGCCTGCCCACCCCGGCCTTCGGCACCATCGTGGCGCTGAGCCGCACCCTGGGCCTGCCCCTCGACGAGCTCGCCGAAGTCTGGCAGCCCGACGCTTCGACGCGGCAGCGCTCCGCGTCCTGA
- a CDS encoding S1C family serine protease, with the protein MPPGFGDGRAESDALDAYSRTVITVAASVTPHVASVQTRRGGGSAVVFTDDGFLLTNAHVVGSATNGIVVFADGVESRFDVVGVDPLSDLAVLRARGGAPEAVQLGDADHLVVGQLVVAVGSPLGLAGSVTAGVVSALGRAVPVGNRRTARVIEDVIQTDAALNPGNSGGALSDSAGRVVGVNTAVAGIGLGLAIPINVTTRRIITTLLHEGRVRRAYLGVVGVPAPLPATVAERTGQEAGLRIVDVVRGGPAEKAGLRRGDLVLSVARREVKDAQGIQRQLFDDAIGRALPVTVLRNGAMVDVIAVPIELTVD; encoded by the coding sequence ATGCCACCGGGATTCGGGGACGGGCGCGCGGAATCCGATGCGCTGGACGCGTATTCGCGCACGGTCATCACGGTGGCGGCCTCGGTCACCCCGCACGTGGCCAGCGTGCAGACCCGGCGCGGCGGGGGTTCGGCGGTGGTGTTCACCGATGACGGGTTCCTGCTGACCAATGCGCACGTGGTGGGGTCCGCGACGAACGGGATCGTGGTGTTCGCCGACGGGGTGGAGTCGCGATTCGATGTGGTGGGCGTGGATCCGCTGTCGGATCTGGCGGTGCTGCGGGCGCGCGGCGGTGCACCCGAGGCGGTGCAACTCGGTGACGCCGACCATCTGGTCGTCGGGCAGCTGGTGGTGGCCGTGGGGAGCCCGCTGGGGTTGGCGGGCTCGGTCACGGCGGGGGTGGTGAGCGCGCTCGGGCGGGCGGTGCCGGTGGGCAATCGGCGCACCGCGCGGGTCATCGAGGACGTGATTCAGACCGATGCCGCGCTCAACCCCGGCAATTCCGGTGGGGCGCTGTCGGATTCGGCGGGGCGCGTGGTGGGGGTGAATACCGCGGTCGCCGGAATCGGGCTGGGGCTGGCGATTCCCATCAATGTGACCACCCGGCGCATCATCACCACGCTGCTGCACGAGGGGCGGGTGCGGCGGGCCTACCTGGGCGTGGTCGGGGTGCCCGCGCCGCTGCCGGCCACGGTGGCCGAGCGCACCGGGCAGGAGGCCGGACTGCGGATCGTCGACGTGGTGCGCGGCGGGCCCGCCGAGAAGGCGGGGCTGCGGCGCGGCGATCTGGTGTTGAGTGTCGCGCGGCGGGAAGTCAAGGACGCCCAGGGGATTCAGCGGCAGCTGTTCGACGATGCCATCGGGCGGGCGCTACCGGTGACGGTGCTGCGCAATGGGGCCATGGTCGATGTCATCGCGGTGCCCATCGAGCTCACCGTCGACTGA